In one Thermococcus sp. genomic region, the following are encoded:
- a CDS encoding MBL fold metallo-hydrolase — MRIYTLVEDYSGYESPFLAQHGISFLIEARGRRILFDTGQSAEPLLHNMELLELEPRNVDYVFLSHCHYDHTGGLKGVLESIGRRVPVIAHPDIFRPHFITEPYLRSVGIPFRRSEIEELGELILTPEPLEIINGTIYSTGEVREREGFEESELTVYTLQNGRLVRDSLMDDMSLVIRGPDGLVVVSGCSHAGIVSIVRHAIKMTGERHVKAVVGGFHLINAGRARIERTVKAFLEMGVEQVYTGHCTGLRAEAAFMDAYGKGFHKLHSGMVIDLG; from the coding sequence ATGAGGATATACACCCTTGTCGAAGATTATTCGGGCTATGAGAGTCCCTTCCTTGCGCAGCATGGCATCAGCTTTCTTATCGAGGCCAGAGGAAGGCGGATACTCTTCGATACCGGCCAGAGCGCCGAACCCCTCCTTCACAACATGGAACTGCTCGAACTTGAACCCAGGAACGTGGACTACGTCTTTCTCTCCCACTGCCATTACGACCACACGGGGGGCCTGAAAGGAGTTCTGGAGAGCATCGGGAGGAGGGTACCGGTAATAGCACATCCCGATATCTTCCGTCCTCATTTCATCACAGAACCCTATCTAAGAAGCGTTGGGATTCCGTTCAGGAGGTCCGAGATCGAGGAGCTGGGCGAGCTCATCCTCACCCCAGAACCCCTCGAGATTATCAACGGTACTATCTACTCTACCGGGGAAGTTCGGGAACGTGAGGGGTTTGAGGAGTCCGAGCTCACTGTTTACACCCTTCAGAACGGCAGGCTCGTACGGGACAGCCTTATGGACGATATGAGCCTGGTCATTAGGGGCCCCGACGGATTGGTGGTGGTCAGTGGATGCTCTCACGCTGGGATAGTGAGCATAGTCAGGCACGCCATTAAGATGACGGGAGAACGGCACGTGAAAGCCGTCGTTGGTGGGTTCCACCTAATAAACGCTGGAAGAGCACGGATAGAGAGAACCGTGAAGGCTTTCCTGGAGATGGGTGTTGAACAGGTTTACACCGGCCACTGCACGGGCCTTCGGGCTGAGGCTGCGTTCATGGACGCCTACGGAAAGGGATTCCACAAGCTCCATTCCGGCATGGTCATTGACCTCGGGTGA